From Cinclus cinclus chromosome 26, bCinCin1.1, whole genome shotgun sequence, one genomic window encodes:
- the ELOA gene encoding elongin-A isoform X2 yields the protein MAESVLEVVGRLQARLAGSAEPKKLLKSLKRLSELPITVDILVETGVGKTVNSLRKHELVGDFAKDLVARWKKLVPVAQEAERNNLDSEDRDYERSSSSKRHQESSLREDEEADQDYSEPFQPSCSQSYSPDHREKKSKRYPRPERAHETYGYSSHQGKGWGRSSPVLSSDQEYSDCGQAVSPEPSESPQDMDTDPYASEEQEEPALFHRKTSKGHSFQEKLGAGRERGSSDFCDKGNASRSKEHKSSHKKQRLDGRGDDRTSAFSPERLHKASFKEQLRESPMAAAGKEKQRTSEGTKKEKNRESGSSRKEKLHSLPHSEESLDNHVKKQKHRDSEKSKLEKSKQSLESSNSEKRKANSDSGNRIKEKGGSGSLKSSEGKRKISDVDKKSVGFSSNPGEGEAEDEFEQPTMSFESYLSYDQPQKKKKKVVKPSAGPAGDKDRGHSKQNGSKASTNSSSSSQKSPSHKRTSEKKAEKKTPEPPKPERIILDVVPTLPDIPLPPIQANYRPLPSIESITCSQPKRKVSSPVEESEAGFTGRRLNSKMQVYSGSKTAYLPKMMSLYQQCIRVLSNNIDSIYEVGGVPFSVLEPVLERCTPEQLYRIEECNHVLVEDTDQLWHNHCLRDFKNEKPEEFESWREMYLRLHDAREQRLLMLARNIGSAHANKPKGRVAKMAFVNSAVKPPRDVRRRQEKFGTGGPLLPEKTKIKPVLYTSNKSHARASDEQSYDGPSTSSAHSVPSSGSTFSSYDPRKPPVKKIAPMMAKTIKAFKNRFSRR from the exons ATGGCGGAGTCGGTGCTGGAAGTTGTGGGCCGGCTCCAGGCGCGGCTGGCGGGTAGCGCCGAACCCAAGAAG CTGCTCAAGAGTCTGAAGAGGCTGTCAGAGTTACCCATCACAGTTGACATTCTCGTG GAGACAGGAGTTGGGAAGACTGTGAACAGCCTGAGGAAACACGAGCTCGTGGGAGACTTTGCCAAGGACCTCGTGGCAAGGTGGAAGAAACTGGTGCCAGTGGCCCAGGAGGCAGAGCG AAATAACCTGGACTCTGAAGACCGTGACTATGAGAGGAGCAGCTCGAGCAAAAGGCATCAGGAATCTTCCCTCAGAGAGGATGAGGAGGCTGATCAGGATTACTCAGAACCCTTCCAGCCTTCTTGCAGCCAGTCCTATAGCCCAGATCATAGGGAAAAGAAGTCCAAAAGATATCCTAGGCCTGAGAGAGCCCATGAGACTTATGGCTATAGCAGCCACcaggggaagggctggggcagATCCTCCCCCGTGCTCTCTTCAGACCAGGAGTACTCGGACTGTGGACAAGCTGTGTCACCTGAGCCCAGTGAAAGCCCTCAGGATATGGACACAGACCCTTATGCCTCTGAGGAGCAGGAAGAACCAGCACTATTCCATCGGAAAACCAGCAAAGGTCACAGCTTCCAGGAGAAGCTCGGGGCAGGCCGGGAGCGCGGCTCCAGCGATTTCTGTGACAAAGGGAACGCGAGTCGGAGCAAAGAGCACAAATCCTCGCACAAGAAGCAGCGACTCGATGGCAGAGGGGATGACAGGACCTCTGCCTTCAGCCCAGAGAGGTTGCACAAAGCCTCTTTTAAAGAGCAGCTCCGAGAATCCCCCATGGCAGCGGCCGGCAAGGAGAAGCAGAGAACGTCAGAGGGcaccaaaaaggaaaagaatcgGGAAAGTGGCAGCTCCAGGAAGGAGAAGCTGCACTCGTTGCCACACTCAGAGGAATCTTTGGACAACCATGTCAAGAAACAAAAGCATCGGGACTCTGAGAAAAGCAAATTGGAGAAGTCCAAGCAGAGCCTGGAGAGCTCGAACTCAGAGAAACGAAAAGCTAACAGTGACTCTGGCAATAGGATCAAGGAAAAGGGGGGTTCTGGGAGCTTAAAGTCTTCAGAGGGGAAGCGCAAAATCTCTGATGTGGACAAAAAATCAGTGGGTTTTTCTTCAAatcctggggagggggaagcagaGGATGAGTTTGAACAACCTACAATGTCGTTTGAATCATATCTCAGCTATGACCAgccccagaaaaagaaaaagaaagtggtCAAACCCTCTGCTGGGCCAGCTGGGGACAAAGACCGAGGGCACAGCAAGCAGAACGGATCCAAAGCCAGCACCAACAGCTCGAGCTCCAGTCAGAAAAGTCCAAGCCACAAGAGAACAAGtgagaaaaaggcagagaagaaaaccCCAGAGCCTCCTAAACCAGAGAGG ATAATTTTAGATGTGGTACCAACGTTACCAGACATCCCCCTGCCCCCCATCCAGGCCAATTATCGTCCTCTTCCCTCGATCGAGTCCATCACCTGCTCCCAGCCAAAAAGGAAAG TGTCCTCACCAGTGGAGGAGAGCGAAGCAGGTTTCACAGGCCGGCGGTTAAATTCCAAAATGCAGGTGTACTCTGGCTCCAAAACTGCCTACCTCCCAAAGATGATGTCCCTGTACCAGCAGTGTATCAGGGTCCTCAGCAACAACATTGACT CAATCTATGAAGTGGGTGGTGTCCCTTTCTCTGTGCTGGAGCCTGTGTTGGAGAGGTGCACCCCGGAGCAGCTGTATCGCATCGAGGAATGTAACCAT GTTCTGGTGGAGGACACGGATCAGCTGTGGCACAACCACTGCCTGAGAGACTTCAAGAACGAGAAGCCCGAGGAGTTTGAGTCGTGGCGGGAGATGTACCTGCGGCTGCACGACGCGCGCGAGCAGCGCCTGCTCATGCTGGCACGCAACATCGGCTCTGCCCACGCCAACAAACCCAAAG GGAGAGTGGCCAAGATGGCATTTGTGAACTCTGCAGTAAAGCCCCCTCGGGATGTACGGAGGAGACAGGAGAAGTTTGGAACTGGAGGCCCTCTTCTGCCGGAGAAGACCAA AATAAAACCAGTCCTGTACACATCCAACAAAAGCCACGCTCGGGCGAGTGACGAGCAGTCCTACGATGGgcccagcaccagcagtgcccactCAGTCCCATCTTCAGGTAGCACCTTCTCCTCCTACGACCCCAGGAAACCCCCTGTGAAGA aAATTGCACCAATGATGGCAAAGACTATCAAAGCTTTCAAAAACAGGTTCTCTCGGAGATAA
- the GALE gene encoding UDP-glucose 4-epimerase isoform X1, with product MAEKILVTGGAGYIGSHCVLELLQAGYVPVVIDNFHNAIRGTSPIPGRAVPDSINPSPPCIPPGSEELPESLRRVQEIAHRPVLFQELDITDEAALQELFRKHRFSAVMHFAGLKAVGESVQKPLEYYRVNLTGTIRLLETMKAHGVRNIVFSSSATVYGDPKYLPLDEKHPVGGCTNPYGKSKFFIEEMIRDLCKAERDWNAVLLRYFNPIGAHESGMIGEDPQGIPNNLMPYVAQVAVGRREFLSVFGNDYKTDDGTGVRDYIHVVDLAKGHIAALKKLKENCGCKIYNLGTGTGYSVLQMVRAMEKASGREIKYQITARREGDVASCYADPALAEQELGWKAAFGLDKMCEDLWRWQVQNPTGFSKN from the exons ATGGCAGAGAAGATCCTGGTGACGGGCGGCGCCGGCTACATCGGCAGCCACTGCGTGCTGGAGTTGCTGCAGGCGGGCTACGTCCCTGTGGTCATCGACAACTTCCACAACGCCATCCGAGGTACGAGCCCCATCCCGGGCCGGGCTGTGCCCGACTCCATCAATCCCTCACCCCCATGCATTCCCCCAGGCTCTGAGGAGCTCCCCGAGAGCCTCCGGCGGGTGCAGGAGATCGCGCACCGGCCCGTGCTCTTCCAGGAGCTCGACATCACGGACGAGGCCGCGCTCCAGGAGCTCTTCAGGAAg CACCGTTTCTCGGCTGTGATGCACTTTGCGGGGCTGAAGGCTGTGGGGGAGTCGGTGCAGAAGCCTCTGGAATATTACAGAGTGAACCTCACTGGGACCATCCGGCTGCTGGAG ACCATGAAAGCCCACGGCGTGAGGAACATCGTGTTCAGCAGCTCCGCCACCGTCTACGGGGACCCCAAGTACCTCCCCCTGGACGAGAAGCACCCGGTCGGGGGCTGCACCAACCCCTACGGCAAATCCAAGTTCTTCATCGAGGAGATGATCCGGGATCTCTGCAAAGCAGAGAGG GACTGGAACGCCGTCCTCCTGCGCTACTTCAACCCCATCGGCGCCCACGAGTCGGGGATGATTGGAGAGGATCCTCAGGGCATCCCAAACAACCTCATGCCCTACGTGGCTCAG GTGGCAGTGGGACGCCGGGAATTCCTGAGCGTCTTTGGGAACGACTACAAGACTGATGATGGAACGG gaGTCAGGGATTACATCCATGTTGTGGATCTGGCCAAGGGCCACATCGCTGCTCTGAAGAAGCTCAAGGAGAACTGTGGCTGCAAG ATCTACAACCTGGGCACGGGCACCGGCTACTCCGTGCTGCAGATGGTTCGGGCCATGGAGAAAGCCTCGGGCAGGGAG atCAAGTACCAGATCACAGCCCGGCGGGAGGGAGATGTGGCCTCCTGCTACGCTGACCCCGCGCTGGccgagcaggagctgggctggaaagctgcctttGGCCTGGACAAGATGT GTGAGGACCTGTGGCGGTGGCAGGTGCAGAACCCCACGGGCTTCAGCAAGAACTGA
- the ELOA gene encoding elongin-A isoform X1: MAESVLEVVGRLQARLAGSAEPKKLLKSLKRLSELPITVDILVETGVGKTVNSLRKHELVGDFAKDLVARWKKLVPVAQEAERNNLDSEDRDYERSSSSKRHQESSLREDEEADQDYSEPFQPSCSQSYSPDHREKKSKRYPRPERAHETYGYSSHQGKGWGRSSPVLSSDQEYSDCGQAVSPEPSESPQDMDTDPYASEEQEEPALFHRKTSKGHSFQEKLGAGRERGSSDFCDKGNASRSKEHKSSHKKQRLDGRGDDRTSAFSPERLHKASFKEQLRESPMAAAGKEKQRTSEGTKKEKNRESGSSRKEKLHSLPHSEESLDNHVKKQKHRDSEKSKLEKSKQSLESSNSEKRKANSDSGNRIKEKGGSGSLKSSEGKRKISDVDKKSVGFSSNPGEGEAEDEFEQPTMSFESYLSYDQPQKKKKKVVKPSAGPAGDKDRGHSKQNGSKASTNSSSSSQKSPSHKRTSEKKAEKKTPEPPKPERIILDVVPTLPDIPLPPIQANYRPLPSIESITCSQPKRKAVSSPVEESEAGFTGRRLNSKMQVYSGSKTAYLPKMMSLYQQCIRVLSNNIDSIYEVGGVPFSVLEPVLERCTPEQLYRIEECNHVLVEDTDQLWHNHCLRDFKNEKPEEFESWREMYLRLHDAREQRLLMLARNIGSAHANKPKGRVAKMAFVNSAVKPPRDVRRRQEKFGTGGPLLPEKTKIKPVLYTSNKSHARASDEQSYDGPSTSSAHSVPSSGSTFSSYDPRKPPVKKIAPMMAKTIKAFKNRFSRR, from the exons ATGGCGGAGTCGGTGCTGGAAGTTGTGGGCCGGCTCCAGGCGCGGCTGGCGGGTAGCGCCGAACCCAAGAAG CTGCTCAAGAGTCTGAAGAGGCTGTCAGAGTTACCCATCACAGTTGACATTCTCGTG GAGACAGGAGTTGGGAAGACTGTGAACAGCCTGAGGAAACACGAGCTCGTGGGAGACTTTGCCAAGGACCTCGTGGCAAGGTGGAAGAAACTGGTGCCAGTGGCCCAGGAGGCAGAGCG AAATAACCTGGACTCTGAAGACCGTGACTATGAGAGGAGCAGCTCGAGCAAAAGGCATCAGGAATCTTCCCTCAGAGAGGATGAGGAGGCTGATCAGGATTACTCAGAACCCTTCCAGCCTTCTTGCAGCCAGTCCTATAGCCCAGATCATAGGGAAAAGAAGTCCAAAAGATATCCTAGGCCTGAGAGAGCCCATGAGACTTATGGCTATAGCAGCCACcaggggaagggctggggcagATCCTCCCCCGTGCTCTCTTCAGACCAGGAGTACTCGGACTGTGGACAAGCTGTGTCACCTGAGCCCAGTGAAAGCCCTCAGGATATGGACACAGACCCTTATGCCTCTGAGGAGCAGGAAGAACCAGCACTATTCCATCGGAAAACCAGCAAAGGTCACAGCTTCCAGGAGAAGCTCGGGGCAGGCCGGGAGCGCGGCTCCAGCGATTTCTGTGACAAAGGGAACGCGAGTCGGAGCAAAGAGCACAAATCCTCGCACAAGAAGCAGCGACTCGATGGCAGAGGGGATGACAGGACCTCTGCCTTCAGCCCAGAGAGGTTGCACAAAGCCTCTTTTAAAGAGCAGCTCCGAGAATCCCCCATGGCAGCGGCCGGCAAGGAGAAGCAGAGAACGTCAGAGGGcaccaaaaaggaaaagaatcgGGAAAGTGGCAGCTCCAGGAAGGAGAAGCTGCACTCGTTGCCACACTCAGAGGAATCTTTGGACAACCATGTCAAGAAACAAAAGCATCGGGACTCTGAGAAAAGCAAATTGGAGAAGTCCAAGCAGAGCCTGGAGAGCTCGAACTCAGAGAAACGAAAAGCTAACAGTGACTCTGGCAATAGGATCAAGGAAAAGGGGGGTTCTGGGAGCTTAAAGTCTTCAGAGGGGAAGCGCAAAATCTCTGATGTGGACAAAAAATCAGTGGGTTTTTCTTCAAatcctggggagggggaagcagaGGATGAGTTTGAACAACCTACAATGTCGTTTGAATCATATCTCAGCTATGACCAgccccagaaaaagaaaaagaaagtggtCAAACCCTCTGCTGGGCCAGCTGGGGACAAAGACCGAGGGCACAGCAAGCAGAACGGATCCAAAGCCAGCACCAACAGCTCGAGCTCCAGTCAGAAAAGTCCAAGCCACAAGAGAACAAGtgagaaaaaggcagagaagaaaaccCCAGAGCCTCCTAAACCAGAGAGG ATAATTTTAGATGTGGTACCAACGTTACCAGACATCCCCCTGCCCCCCATCCAGGCCAATTATCGTCCTCTTCCCTCGATCGAGTCCATCACCTGCTCCCAGCCAAAAAGGAAAG CAGTGTCCTCACCAGTGGAGGAGAGCGAAGCAGGTTTCACAGGCCGGCGGTTAAATTCCAAAATGCAGGTGTACTCTGGCTCCAAAACTGCCTACCTCCCAAAGATGATGTCCCTGTACCAGCAGTGTATCAGGGTCCTCAGCAACAACATTGACT CAATCTATGAAGTGGGTGGTGTCCCTTTCTCTGTGCTGGAGCCTGTGTTGGAGAGGTGCACCCCGGAGCAGCTGTATCGCATCGAGGAATGTAACCAT GTTCTGGTGGAGGACACGGATCAGCTGTGGCACAACCACTGCCTGAGAGACTTCAAGAACGAGAAGCCCGAGGAGTTTGAGTCGTGGCGGGAGATGTACCTGCGGCTGCACGACGCGCGCGAGCAGCGCCTGCTCATGCTGGCACGCAACATCGGCTCTGCCCACGCCAACAAACCCAAAG GGAGAGTGGCCAAGATGGCATTTGTGAACTCTGCAGTAAAGCCCCCTCGGGATGTACGGAGGAGACAGGAGAAGTTTGGAACTGGAGGCCCTCTTCTGCCGGAGAAGACCAA AATAAAACCAGTCCTGTACACATCCAACAAAAGCCACGCTCGGGCGAGTGACGAGCAGTCCTACGATGGgcccagcaccagcagtgcccactCAGTCCCATCTTCAGGTAGCACCTTCTCCTCCTACGACCCCAGGAAACCCCCTGTGAAGA aAATTGCACCAATGATGGCAAAGACTATCAAAGCTTTCAAAAACAGGTTCTCTCGGAGATAA
- the RPL11 gene encoding large ribosomal subunit protein uL5, with amino-acid sequence MAQDQGEKENPMRELRIRKLCLNICVGESGDRLTRAAKVLEQLTGQTPVFSKARYTVRSFGIRRNEKIAVHCTVRGAKAEEILEKGLKVREYELRKNNFSDTGNFGFGIQEHIDLGIKYDPSIGIYGLDFYVVLGRPGFSIADKKRRTGNIGAKHRIGKEEAMRWFQQKYDGIILPGK; translated from the exons ATGGCG CAAGACCAAGGTGAGAAGGAGAACCCGATGCGGGAGCTGCGGATTCGCAAACTCTGCCTCAACATCTGCGTCGGGGAGAGCGGGGATCGGCTCACCCGTGCCGCCAAAGTGCTGGAGCAACTCACGGGACAGACCCCCGTCTTCTCCAAAG CCCGATACACGGTGAGATCCTTTGGGATcaggagaaatgagaaaatCGCTGTTCACTGCACGGTTCGTGGGGCCAAAGCAGAGGAGATTCTGGAGAAGGGGTTGAAG GTGCGAGAATACGAGTTGAGAAAAAACAACTTCTCAGACACCGGGAACTTCGGCTTTGGCATCCAGGAACACATTGATCTGGGCATTAAATATGATCCCAGTATTGGTATCTACGGCCTGGATTTCTATGTG gtgctgggcagGCCAGGCTTCAGCATTGCTGACAAGAAACGCAGGACTGGCAACATCGGGGCCAAGCACAGGATTGGGAAGGAGGAAGCCATGCGCTGGTTCCAGCAAAAG tATGATGGCATCATCCTTCCTGGTAAATGA
- the GALE gene encoding UDP-glucose 4-epimerase isoform X2, whose translation MAEKILVTGGAGYIGSHCVLELLQAGYVPVVIDNFHNAIRGSEELPESLRRVQEIAHRPVLFQELDITDEAALQELFRKHRFSAVMHFAGLKAVGESVQKPLEYYRVNLTGTIRLLETMKAHGVRNIVFSSSATVYGDPKYLPLDEKHPVGGCTNPYGKSKFFIEEMIRDLCKAERDWNAVLLRYFNPIGAHESGMIGEDPQGIPNNLMPYVAQVAVGRREFLSVFGNDYKTDDGTGVRDYIHVVDLAKGHIAALKKLKENCGCKIYNLGTGTGYSVLQMVRAMEKASGREIKYQITARREGDVASCYADPALAEQELGWKAAFGLDKMCEDLWRWQVQNPTGFSKN comes from the exons ATGGCAGAGAAGATCCTGGTGACGGGCGGCGCCGGCTACATCGGCAGCCACTGCGTGCTGGAGTTGCTGCAGGCGGGCTACGTCCCTGTGGTCATCGACAACTTCCACAACGCCATCCGAG GCTCTGAGGAGCTCCCCGAGAGCCTCCGGCGGGTGCAGGAGATCGCGCACCGGCCCGTGCTCTTCCAGGAGCTCGACATCACGGACGAGGCCGCGCTCCAGGAGCTCTTCAGGAAg CACCGTTTCTCGGCTGTGATGCACTTTGCGGGGCTGAAGGCTGTGGGGGAGTCGGTGCAGAAGCCTCTGGAATATTACAGAGTGAACCTCACTGGGACCATCCGGCTGCTGGAG ACCATGAAAGCCCACGGCGTGAGGAACATCGTGTTCAGCAGCTCCGCCACCGTCTACGGGGACCCCAAGTACCTCCCCCTGGACGAGAAGCACCCGGTCGGGGGCTGCACCAACCCCTACGGCAAATCCAAGTTCTTCATCGAGGAGATGATCCGGGATCTCTGCAAAGCAGAGAGG GACTGGAACGCCGTCCTCCTGCGCTACTTCAACCCCATCGGCGCCCACGAGTCGGGGATGATTGGAGAGGATCCTCAGGGCATCCCAAACAACCTCATGCCCTACGTGGCTCAG GTGGCAGTGGGACGCCGGGAATTCCTGAGCGTCTTTGGGAACGACTACAAGACTGATGATGGAACGG gaGTCAGGGATTACATCCATGTTGTGGATCTGGCCAAGGGCCACATCGCTGCTCTGAAGAAGCTCAAGGAGAACTGTGGCTGCAAG ATCTACAACCTGGGCACGGGCACCGGCTACTCCGTGCTGCAGATGGTTCGGGCCATGGAGAAAGCCTCGGGCAGGGAG atCAAGTACCAGATCACAGCCCGGCGGGAGGGAGATGTGGCCTCCTGCTACGCTGACCCCGCGCTGGccgagcaggagctgggctggaaagctgcctttGGCCTGGACAAGATGT GTGAGGACCTGTGGCGGTGGCAGGTGCAGAACCCCACGGGCTTCAGCAAGAACTGA
- the PITHD1 gene encoding PITH domain-containing protein 1, with the protein MAHGHGPGRCRCCGEEAAERGAAWGLYLRIDRQRLQCLNERREGSGATVFRPWEERGDRSQFVESDDDEELLFNIPFTGSVKLKGVIVMGEEDGTHPAEMRLFRNIPHMSFDDTAKEPEQTFSLSQDPLGQLEYPTKIARFSNVYHLSMHFPKNFGAETTKIFYIGLKGEWTEAHRHEVTICNYEASANPADHKLEQITPQTHFIS; encoded by the exons ATGGCGCACGGGCACGGACCCggccgctgccgctgctgcgGGGAGGAGGCGGCGGAGCGCGGCGCGGCCTGGGGGCTGTACCTGCGCATCGACCGACAGCGCCTGCAGTGCCTCAATGAGCGCCGGGAAGGCTCCGGAGCCACCGTGTTCCGTCCCTGGGAAGAGCGCGGGGACCGCTCGCAG ttTGTGGAAAGCGATGATGACGAGGAGCTGCTCTTCAACATCCC GTTCACAGGCAGTGTGAAGTTGAAAGGAGTCATTGTGATGGGTGAGGAGGACGGGACACACCCGGCAGAGATGAGGCT GTTCAGAAACATTCCTCACATGTCCTTTGATGACACAGCCAAGGAACCAGAGCAGACATTCAGCCTGAGCCAGGATCCCTTGGGACAGCTGGAATATCCCACCAA aattgcCCGCTTCTCCAACGTTTACCACCTCTCCATGCACTTCCCAAAGAACTTTGGAGCTGAGACAACCAAGATTTTCTACATAGGTCTGAAAGGGGAGTGGACAGAG GCTCATCGCCACGAAGTCACCATCTGCAACTATGAAGCCTCGGCAAACCCGGCCGACCACAAGCTAGAACAGATCACCCCTCAGACTCACTTCATCTCCTAA
- the LYPLA2 gene encoding acyl-protein thioesterase 2 isoform X3: MKMVMPSWFDLMGLTPDAPEDEAGIKKAAENIKAIIEHEMKNGIPPNRIILGGFSQGGALSLYTALTCQHQLAGIVALSCWLPLHKAFPQAANNGVNKDIAILQCHGEMDPMIPVRFGALTAEKLKSVVTPAKVQFKTYPGVMHSSCPQEMMAVKEFIEKLLPRI, translated from the exons ATGAAGATGGTCATGCCCTCCTG GTTTGACCTGATGGGCTTGACTCCAGATGCACCTGAGGATGAAGCTGGGATcaagaaagctgcagaaaaca TTAAAGCAATCATTGAGCACGAGATGAAGAACGGGATCCCCCCCAACCGCATCATCCTGGGGGGCTTCTCACAG GGCGGTGCCTTGTCTCTGTACACGGCTCTCACCTGCCAGCACCAGCTGGCCGGGATCGTGGCTCTCagctgctggctcccactgCACAAAGCCTTCCCACAG GCGGCGAACAACGGCGTGAACAAGGACATTGCCATCCTGCAGTGCCACGGGGAGATGGATCCCATGATCCCTGTGCGTTTTGGGGCCCTCACTGCTGAGAAGCTCAAGTCTGTCGTCACCCCCGCCAAGGTGCAGTTCAAAACCTACCCTGGTGTGATGCACAGTTCCTGTCCTCAG GAGATGATGGCCGTGAAGGAATTCATCGAGAAGCTGCTGCCCCGGATCTGA
- the LYPLA2 gene encoding acyl-protein thioesterase 2 isoform X1: protein MAAPRRPALFCVTSVALPEVPVGARRGEPRGARAPGRGRGASVDPSRCMCGNNMSVPLLADAVTVSGAERETAAVIFLHGLGDTGHSWADALSSIRLPYVKYICPHAPRIPVTLNMKMVMPSWFDLMGLTPDAPEDEAGIKKAAENIKAIIEHEMKNGIPPNRIILGGFSQGGALSLYTALTCQHQLAGIVALSCWLPLHKAFPQAANNGVNKDIAILQCHGEMDPMIPVRFGALTAEKLKSVVTPAKVQFKTYPGVMHSSCPQEMMAVKEFIEKLLPRI from the exons ATGGCCGCTCCGCGGCGTCCTGCGCTGTTTTGCGTCACTTCCGTCGCGCTGCCGGAAGTTCCTGTGGGAGCGCGTCGGGGGGAGCCGCGAGGAGCGCGCGCGCCGGGCCGCGGGAGAG GTGCCAGTGTCGATCCCTCTCGGTGTATGTGTGGTAACAACATGTCTGTCCCCCTCCTCGCCGACGCTGTCACCGTGTCAGGGGCAGAGCGGGAGACCGCTGCG GTCATTTTCCTACATGGCCTTGGAGACACGGG gcacagctgggccGATGCTCTCTCCTCCATCCGCCTCCCCTACGTGAAGTACATCTGCCCTCACGC GCCCCGGATCCCCGTGACCCTCAACATGAAGATGGTCATGCCCTCCTG GTTTGACCTGATGGGCTTGACTCCAGATGCACCTGAGGATGAAGCTGGGATcaagaaagctgcagaaaaca TTAAAGCAATCATTGAGCACGAGATGAAGAACGGGATCCCCCCCAACCGCATCATCCTGGGGGGCTTCTCACAG GGCGGTGCCTTGTCTCTGTACACGGCTCTCACCTGCCAGCACCAGCTGGCCGGGATCGTGGCTCTCagctgctggctcccactgCACAAAGCCTTCCCACAG GCGGCGAACAACGGCGTGAACAAGGACATTGCCATCCTGCAGTGCCACGGGGAGATGGATCCCATGATCCCTGTGCGTTTTGGGGCCCTCACTGCTGAGAAGCTCAAGTCTGTCGTCACCCCCGCCAAGGTGCAGTTCAAAACCTACCCTGGTGTGATGCACAGTTCCTGTCCTCAG GAGATGATGGCCGTGAAGGAATTCATCGAGAAGCTGCTGCCCCGGATCTGA
- the LYPLA2 gene encoding acyl-protein thioesterase 2 isoform X2, with product MCGNNMSVPLLADAVTVSGAERETAAVIFLHGLGDTGHSWADALSSIRLPYVKYICPHAPRIPVTLNMKMVMPSWFDLMGLTPDAPEDEAGIKKAAENIKAIIEHEMKNGIPPNRIILGGFSQGGALSLYTALTCQHQLAGIVALSCWLPLHKAFPQAANNGVNKDIAILQCHGEMDPMIPVRFGALTAEKLKSVVTPAKVQFKTYPGVMHSSCPQEMMAVKEFIEKLLPRI from the exons ATGTGTGGTAACAACATGTCTGTCCCCCTCCTCGCCGACGCTGTCACCGTGTCAGGGGCAGAGCGGGAGACCGCTGCG GTCATTTTCCTACATGGCCTTGGAGACACGGG gcacagctgggccGATGCTCTCTCCTCCATCCGCCTCCCCTACGTGAAGTACATCTGCCCTCACGC GCCCCGGATCCCCGTGACCCTCAACATGAAGATGGTCATGCCCTCCTG GTTTGACCTGATGGGCTTGACTCCAGATGCACCTGAGGATGAAGCTGGGATcaagaaagctgcagaaaaca TTAAAGCAATCATTGAGCACGAGATGAAGAACGGGATCCCCCCCAACCGCATCATCCTGGGGGGCTTCTCACAG GGCGGTGCCTTGTCTCTGTACACGGCTCTCACCTGCCAGCACCAGCTGGCCGGGATCGTGGCTCTCagctgctggctcccactgCACAAAGCCTTCCCACAG GCGGCGAACAACGGCGTGAACAAGGACATTGCCATCCTGCAGTGCCACGGGGAGATGGATCCCATGATCCCTGTGCGTTTTGGGGCCCTCACTGCTGAGAAGCTCAAGTCTGTCGTCACCCCCGCCAAGGTGCAGTTCAAAACCTACCCTGGTGTGATGCACAGTTCCTGTCCTCAG GAGATGATGGCCGTGAAGGAATTCATCGAGAAGCTGCTGCCCCGGATCTGA